One region of Duncaniella freteri genomic DNA includes:
- a CDS encoding SusF/SusE family outer membrane protein has translation MKLNIFLMGLAALAVASCEDGPGIVQPSVEPQLPEFTDADVQVALSQGLNSSAINLQSAMASDAPVAIVDVTSVENLPEGAQLDFAIQISDDASFADYREVSGPVSAGNVAEASAVSFNSALKAIAGNVTVPTQVYYRIPGYVTISKGKYRLGSADKYYGEGQVTVTPVDNPVISSDPSAELASGAIDIQQMTDDGIEIIPLIDVTSISELPEGYKLSYKYVLSGNQDMSNAKAGDAGFESNVVSVSRDKFYETYKQVFGAGSEKNTVYWGVQAFYTYDGATYNVSGDDNCIKQGSVEVTPLAVPLHLGTPNTSQDWKPETSQWLVKVGTTDVYRGFSYFGGQYGGKFTDDFTGSTVWYGLDGDVVIDENGVVTGKISSSSGNNILEGSSPALYWMEVDMEALTFKMTPIESFGLIGSATPGGWDAETKLEASADMLKWTATVGLKDGELKFRANNAWAISLGSSASDLQFDGGNLPSPGEGNYVVTLSLGKIPYTATYEAR, from the coding sequence ATGAAACTTAATATATTTCTCATGGGGTTGGCTGCTTTGGCTGTTGCCTCATGCGAGGATGGTCCCGGTATTGTACAGCCGAGTGTTGAGCCTCAGTTGCCCGAATTCACTGATGCTGATGTTCAGGTGGCTCTCAGTCAGGGACTCAATTCCTCAGCTATCAATCTTCAGAGCGCGATGGCATCGGATGCGCCTGTCGCTATAGTCGATGTTACTTCTGTGGAGAATCTTCCGGAAGGTGCGCAGCTCGATTTCGCTATACAGATTTCTGACGATGCATCTTTTGCTGACTATAGGGAAGTGTCGGGTCCGGTAAGTGCCGGAAATGTCGCTGAGGCTTCCGCTGTCAGCTTCAACAGTGCATTGAAGGCTATTGCCGGCAATGTCACCGTCCCCACTCAGGTGTATTATAGGATACCTGGTTATGTCACCATAAGCAAAGGCAAGTACCGTCTTGGTTCTGCCGACAAGTATTATGGGGAAGGTCAGGTGACTGTTACCCCTGTGGATAATCCTGTTATCTCGTCCGATCCGTCCGCCGAGCTTGCATCAGGTGCTATCGATATCCAGCAGATGACCGATGATGGTATCGAGATAATACCTCTCATTGATGTGACTTCAATCTCTGAGCTTCCCGAGGGATACAAACTGTCATACAAGTATGTGCTTTCAGGTAATCAGGATATGTCCAATGCAAAGGCTGGCGATGCCGGATTTGAGTCGAATGTTGTGTCCGTATCCCGCGACAAGTTCTATGAGACCTATAAGCAGGTATTCGGAGCTGGTTCCGAAAAGAATACCGTTTACTGGGGTGTTCAGGCTTTCTACACCTACGATGGTGCCACCTACAATGTGAGCGGAGACGATAACTGCATTAAGCAGGGATCTGTAGAGGTGACCCCGTTGGCTGTGCCTCTCCATCTCGGTACTCCTAACACATCTCAGGACTGGAAGCCGGAGACCTCACAATGGCTCGTTAAAGTGGGCACCACCGATGTGTATCGCGGATTCTCATATTTTGGCGGTCAGTATGGCGGCAAGTTCACTGATGATTTCACCGGATCTACAGTATGGTATGGGCTTGACGGCGATGTGGTGATAGATGAGAATGGTGTGGTCACAGGCAAGATAAGCAGCTCATCGGGCAATAACATACTTGAAGGCTCATCACCGGCTCTCTACTGGATGGAGGTCGATATGGAGGCTCTCACTTTCAAGATGACTCCCATTGAGTCCTTCGGTCTGATAGGCAGTGCCACCCCTGGAGGCTGGGATGCCGAGACTAAGCTTGAAGCTTCTGCCGATATGCTCAAATGGACAGCTACAGTAGGGCTTAAGGATGGAGAGCTGAAGTTCCGTGCCAATAATGCATGGGCTATAAGCCTCGGTTCAAGTGCCTCCGATCTTCAGTTTGATGGCGGAAATCTTCCTTCGCCGGGTGAAGGCAATTATGTGGTCACCCTGAGCCTTGGCAAGATCCCTTACACAGCCACTTACGAAGCTCGATGA
- a CDS encoding DUF3737 family protein translates to MEIIKDKEFGGERPLFASQGIKLENVTVHAGESALKCCRNIVASHCRFEGKYPFWHVKGFEISGCEFTPGARAALWYSSGLRMTDTQVDAPKMFREMDGVDLENVRIPDAQETLWHCRNVRLRNVEVGNADYLFMHSDNIDIDNYRQDGNYSFQYCRNVVIRNAEINSKDAFWNTENVTVYDSSLTGEYLAWHSRGLRLVRCHISGTQPLCYCEGLLLEDCTFDADADLAFEDSCVDATILSHITSVKNPRSGSIRAGSIGELILDTNILAPADCKIQTES, encoded by the coding sequence ATGGAAATTATCAAGGATAAGGAATTCGGTGGAGAGCGTCCGCTCTTCGCGTCTCAGGGCATTAAGCTGGAGAATGTCACCGTCCATGCAGGTGAGTCGGCTCTGAAATGCTGTAGGAATATTGTCGCGAGCCATTGTCGGTTTGAAGGCAAGTATCCGTTCTGGCATGTCAAAGGCTTTGAGATTTCAGGCTGTGAGTTCACTCCTGGAGCGCGTGCCGCACTGTGGTATTCGTCAGGGCTACGCATGACCGACACTCAGGTGGATGCCCCGAAAATGTTCCGGGAGATGGATGGCGTGGACCTTGAGAATGTACGCATACCCGATGCGCAGGAGACCCTCTGGCACTGTCGCAATGTAAGGCTCCGCAATGTCGAGGTCGGGAATGCCGATTATCTGTTCATGCACTCCGATAATATTGATATCGACAATTACCGCCAGGATGGCAACTATTCGTTCCAGTATTGTCGTAATGTGGTGATACGCAATGCCGAGATCAATTCCAAGGATGCTTTTTGGAACACTGAGAATGTAACCGTCTACGATTCGTCGCTTACAGGCGAATACCTCGCCTGGCATTCCAGGGGGCTTCGTCTTGTGCGCTGCCACATTTCAGGCACGCAGCCCCTGTGTTACTGCGAAGGTCTTCTCTTGGAGGACTGCACATTTGATGCGGATGCCGATCTCGCTTTTGAGGATTCCTGTGTCGATGCCACCATCCTTTCTCACATCACAAGTGTGAAGAATCCACGCTCCGGCTCTATCCGTGCCGGCTCTATAGGTGAACTGATTCTTGACACAAATATTCTCGCTCCTGCCGACTGTAAAATTCAAACTGAATCATAA